One stretch of Brevibacillus laterosporus DNA includes these proteins:
- a CDS encoding methyl-accepting chemotaxis protein, whose product MICALLTITCLGLTSLAFFEAQKQMITSAEEMLSPLAQQAAGHYQAQMADEITFVESLAAREAVKKYQTESEFVEKNLSSLIKEHGAINWGIADTTGKAVIGSNVGEDISKTAYFQKALTGTPNTSDVFISSKTKEPIIVYAAPIRTENQNIGVVYIVQSANELVKFLSNISFSQTGQAYVLDKTGTIVVTEDIDRIKKQENLIVMSQTDTGLKQLADIFSKLISGNSGSGSYQYQGIKKYIGYAPLSLTGGGIVIYINADDLLGGVDSMRNYLMIISGFFLLASIGIAYWYSHSLSRVLHTFKRIFGIMAGGELATPIDDKLLQRRDEFGELSHILQNMKGSFSNLIGIVQTQSTEIDHASQSLSNISQEMSSATESVSISIQDVASGVTSQTEELIQISDTLTSYGTQLDDMVCAIEEVNANGKNIHTLANESNQNLNKLITSVDEVNQVFQDFIGNIVTANDNLKNVHHITTVINQIAEQTNLLALNAAIEAARAGESGRGFAVVADEVRKLAEQSRQSSQMIADMITSVSTDSDQMLMNAQSMKEAITGQKSEMDIATDSFRNIMREIECVNPKVEQLSFSAQNMQKQKEDILTKVESSSSISQEVAASSEEIAATSEQASASAQEVHGTASSLANMTKQMQEELKRFKV is encoded by the coding sequence ATGATTTGTGCCTTGCTTACTATCACTTGTTTAGGACTTACAAGCCTTGCTTTTTTTGAAGCACAAAAGCAAATGATTACAAGCGCAGAGGAAATGCTTTCTCCTCTTGCCCAACAAGCAGCTGGGCATTATCAAGCCCAAATGGCAGATGAAATAACATTTGTAGAAAGTTTGGCAGCTCGAGAAGCAGTAAAAAAATATCAAACGGAATCAGAGTTCGTGGAAAAAAATCTTAGTTCCCTGATCAAGGAGCATGGTGCTATAAACTGGGGCATTGCAGATACTACAGGTAAAGCTGTGATTGGTAGTAATGTAGGCGAAGATATCAGTAAGACAGCCTACTTTCAAAAAGCATTGACTGGAACTCCAAATACATCAGATGTATTCATATCCAGTAAGACCAAAGAACCTATTATTGTGTATGCTGCACCTATCCGCACGGAAAATCAGAATATTGGTGTGGTATATATAGTCCAATCTGCCAATGAATTGGTAAAGTTCCTGTCAAACATTAGCTTTAGCCAAACAGGACAAGCATATGTTTTAGATAAAACGGGAACGATTGTCGTCACTGAGGATATCGACAGAATAAAAAAACAAGAAAACTTGATAGTGATGTCACAAACCGACACCGGCTTAAAACAGCTAGCTGACATTTTTTCGAAGTTGATTTCTGGAAATAGTGGTTCTGGTTCCTATCAGTATCAAGGAATAAAAAAATATATTGGATATGCCCCGCTTTCCCTAACAGGTGGTGGTATTGTTATCTATATTAATGCTGATGATCTACTTGGCGGCGTTGATAGCATGCGTAATTATTTAATGATAATCTCTGGTTTCTTCTTGTTAGCATCTATTGGTATTGCTTATTGGTATTCTCATTCGCTAAGCCGTGTTTTGCACACTTTTAAACGTATTTTTGGAATCATGGCAGGTGGAGAACTAGCAACACCAATCGACGACAAATTACTCCAACGCAGGGATGAATTCGGTGAGTTATCCCATATATTACAAAATATGAAAGGCTCATTTAGTAATTTAATCGGCATCGTGCAAACGCAATCTACAGAAATCGATCATGCTTCTCAAAGTCTAAGTAACATTTCTCAGGAGATGAGTAGCGCTACAGAAAGTGTATCTATCTCCATTCAAGATGTAGCATCAGGAGTTACATCTCAAACAGAAGAATTGATTCAGATCAGTGATACACTCACCTCATATGGTACACAATTAGATGACATGGTATGTGCGATTGAAGAGGTAAATGCTAATGGTAAAAACATCCATACATTGGCAAACGAAAGTAACCAAAATTTGAATAAGCTCATCACATCTGTAGATGAAGTAAATCAGGTATTCCAAGATTTCATCGGGAATATTGTCACAGCCAACGATAATTTAAAAAATGTTCATCATATCACTACTGTCATTAATCAGATTGCTGAACAAACGAATCTGTTGGCCTTAAACGCAGCCATTGAAGCAGCACGAGCAGGAGAATCAGGCAGGGGCTTCGCTGTCGTCGCTGATGAGGTACGTAAATTAGCAGAGCAATCCCGACAATCTTCTCAAATGATCGCAGACATGATTACCTCTGTGTCCACAGATTCAGATCAAATGTTAATGAATGCACAATCAATGAAAGAAGCTATCACTGGGCAAAAATCAGAAATGGATATAGCTACTGACTCTTTCCGTAACATCATGCGAGAAATTGAATGCGTTAATCCAAAAGTAGAGCAACTTAGCTTCTCTGCACAGAACATGCAAAAACAAAAAGAAGATATCTTAACCAAAGTGGAATCCAGCTCTAGCATTTCACAAGAAGTAGCTGCTTCCTCAGAAGAAATCGCCGCAACATCTGAGCAAGCCTCCGCTTCGGCTCAGGAGGTACACGGGACCGCAAGCTCGTTAGCTAACATGACGAAGCAGATGCAAGAAGAATTGAAGCGATTTAAAGTGTAG
- a CDS encoding potassium:proton antiporter — MDIREIELPGIGRKFEMITRNNEKVVIVIHDDGRREIYQFDEDDHDESISSVIFNDVEARKVAEILGGVVYKPKALETVEMAFHDLVIEWFKVSPNAVAVNRTILEVDIRNKYSVTVIAILKKNLKKIPNPGPEEVIEAGDTLVLSGERAHLKAAIRELLSNGGE; from the coding sequence ATGGATATTCGCGAAATTGAACTACCAGGGATTGGGCGGAAATTCGAAATGATTACAAGAAATAATGAAAAGGTGGTTATCGTTATTCACGATGATGGTCGAAGAGAGATCTATCAATTTGATGAAGATGATCACGATGAGAGCATATCTAGTGTTATTTTTAACGATGTCGAAGCTAGAAAAGTGGCTGAAATTCTAGGGGGAGTCGTCTATAAGCCAAAAGCACTTGAGACAGTTGAAATGGCTTTTCATGATTTAGTGATTGAGTGGTTCAAGGTATCACCAAATGCTGTGGCTGTTAATCGGACGATCTTAGAGGTGGATATTCGCAATAAATACAGTGTGACTGTGATTGCGATTTTAAAGAAAAATTTGAAAAAAATTCCAAATCCAGGACCAGAAGAGGTCATTGAAGCGGGAGATACGTTAGTGTTGAGTGGGGAAAGAGCACATTTAAAGGCGGCGATTCGTGAACTATTATCTAACGGGGGGGAGTAA
- a CDS encoding cation:proton antiporter, translated as MDHLVFEVGTALLLVAIAALLAGRLKFSIIPFLIVLGMMVGPHAPTIGIFDFKFIESQEIIDFMGRIGVLFLLFYLGLEFSVGKLIKSGRSIAFSGTVYVAINFVLGLIYGFLTGFPLLETLIIAGFVSVSSSAIVAKVLVDLRRTGNSETELILGIILFDDIFLAVFLSIMSGLLLGGSTSIGGSILSVLIAIGYMLLFFVIARKGTPVLNKLLNIASDEIFIIVVFAALFFVAGFSETIHVAEAIGALLFGLALSETEQNKRIEKLVIPFRDFFGAMFFFSFGLSIDPLTLGGAVWLALGVVILTVVSNYVAGMIAGRRSGLSHKASSNIGLTIMARGEFTIIVANLGIAGGLMPILKPFSALYVLILAILGPLLTKESKHVYQFMNKIFGWNTKAEKKAEKKTDQT; from the coding sequence ATGGATCATTTGGTATTTGAGGTTGGGACGGCACTTTTGTTGGTTGCGATTGCAGCATTACTTGCTGGAAGGTTGAAATTCTCGATTATTCCTTTTTTAATTGTTCTGGGTATGATGGTAGGCCCACATGCCCCTACGATTGGAATTTTTGATTTCAAATTTATTGAATCCCAAGAGATTATTGATTTTATGGGTAGGATCGGTGTTTTGTTCTTACTGTTCTATCTGGGACTGGAATTCTCGGTCGGTAAACTCATTAAATCGGGAAGGTCTATCGCCTTTAGCGGGACCGTATATGTAGCTATTAACTTTGTATTGGGGCTTATCTACGGTTTTCTTACGGGATTCCCGTTGTTAGAAACCCTTATTATTGCTGGGTTTGTGTCAGTGTCTTCTAGTGCCATTGTAGCCAAAGTCTTGGTTGATTTGAGGCGAACAGGAAATTCAGAGACGGAACTTATCCTAGGAATTATTCTCTTTGACGATATTTTCCTTGCAGTATTCCTTTCTATAATGTCAGGACTGTTATTAGGTGGATCAACATCGATTGGAGGAAGCATTCTATCTGTGCTGATCGCAATCGGATATATGTTACTGTTTTTTGTAATTGCACGTAAAGGAACTCCTGTATTAAATAAACTACTAAATATCGCGTCTGATGAAATCTTTATTATTGTGGTATTTGCAGCTTTGTTTTTCGTTGCTGGTTTTTCTGAAACGATCCACGTGGCAGAAGCAATTGGTGCCTTATTATTCGGATTAGCCTTGTCAGAAACGGAACAAAACAAACGAATTGAAAAGCTTGTTATTCCATTCCGTGATTTCTTTGGAGCCATGTTTTTCTTTAGTTTTGGGCTCAGTATCGATCCATTAACGCTAGGCGGTGCAGTTTGGCTTGCGTTAGGTGTTGTTATCTTAACCGTAGTGAGTAACTACGTTGCTGGTATGATTGCAGGCAGACGTTCTGGACTGTCTCATAAAGCATCCAGTAACATTGGATTAACAATCATGGCTCGCGGTGAGTTTACCATTATCGTAGCGAATCTTGGTATTGCAGGTGGGCTTATGCCTATTTTAAAGCCATTTTCTGCCTTATACGTGTTGATTCTTGCTATACTAGGACCTTTGCTCACCAAGGAATCTAAACACGTCTACCAGTTCATGAACAAAATCTTTGGCTGGAATACAAAAGCAGAAAAGAAGGCAGAGAAGAAGACAGATCAGACATAA
- a CDS encoding acyltransferase, which translates to MYMDSRIVKSLFILQLLSSFLVFAGHYTALVLNYNDPFWIVALNQISRYGTVLLAIITGFFTARSLERITGRGWSFFSGKITYIVIPFLLFGVLYHYLLTKELPSQRIDFLNIMLGKTGGQLYFIFMLCQYYVFAYLFRNVINKKNLLVLIWVFMAVQYVYINYLHYPWLGLTTRHFLPTWIFTFYLGHLIYWYREKIILFLKNNQLIVVSFAAISLFSAILFVLSETTYVAVHMRFVLATLVTLLTSLLFLVDWAEYIPVTFHKGLTFFIYLTHSAVTILVNKTLIGYLGDIAWIFQSTWYTLIYLVIIYSITFGISMLLSKMMNLMEASKRRMNRKIEGPL; encoded by the coding sequence ATGTACATGGATTCGAGAATAGTAAAATCGTTGTTTATCCTACAACTGCTCTCGTCGTTTTTAGTGTTTGCTGGACATTACACCGCATTAGTTCTCAACTATAACGATCCTTTTTGGATCGTAGCTTTAAATCAAATTAGCCGCTATGGAACTGTCTTGTTGGCAATTATCACTGGTTTTTTTACTGCAAGATCACTTGAACGAATAACAGGTAGAGGGTGGAGCTTTTTCTCAGGAAAAATTACTTATATCGTTATCCCATTCCTTCTATTTGGTGTTCTGTACCACTATTTATTGACGAAAGAACTCCCTTCTCAAAGGATTGATTTTCTCAATATTATGCTTGGTAAGACAGGTGGGCAGCTCTACTTTATTTTCATGTTGTGCCAATATTATGTATTTGCTTACTTGTTCCGAAATGTTATTAACAAGAAGAATCTACTTGTGCTGATATGGGTGTTTATGGCTGTCCAATATGTGTATATTAATTACTTACATTATCCATGGCTTGGTTTGACGACGCGCCATTTTCTGCCTACATGGATTTTTACATTTTACCTGGGGCATCTCATTTATTGGTACCGAGAGAAAATCATTCTGTTTTTGAAAAATAACCAACTTATTGTTGTAAGCTTTGCTGCGATTTCCTTGTTTAGCGCAATACTGTTTGTTTTATCTGAAACAACCTATGTAGCGGTTCATATGCGATTTGTATTAGCAACGCTTGTTACGCTTTTGACAAGCTTACTATTTCTGGTCGATTGGGCCGAATATATTCCAGTGACTTTCCACAAAGGATTGACCTTCTTTATATACCTTACACACTCGGCTGTCACTATCTTAGTAAATAAGACATTGATTGGTTATCTAGGTGACATTGCTTGGATCTTTCAGAGTACGTGGTACACACTGATTTATTTAGTCATTATTTATAGCATTACTTTTGGAATTTCCATGCTATTGTCTAAAATGATGAATCTAATGGAAGCAAGTAAGCGGCGGATGAATAGGAAAATAGAGGGCCCTTTGTAA
- a CDS encoding XRE family transcriptional regulator, with amino-acid sequence MIESLTSQTIGELIRAKRTELGISLSEVSRVTGVSKGVISKIESGETKRPELRTLKPMADFLDIPYEDIIERYIEMEQRIGILDVLLSESIEISNLSLITKVAKKLLESPHEDTYTLLEHLYKLANTNTNKEIRLTFYNIIISYARVHGVPMYIAKGLYQKYLIEREDLKRLEESFKVGEESLHYIDFLSDEEKIIFYFRMTLHAHNIKKYSECIELCKMGLTEDTTKTELKARAYLAMINSLLFLERYDEVEHHLDIFEEYEYRFVLDATNITRAIVKAKKKDFVLAIPMLRECLKVVSKDLKIHVANELLDVFFQTMDMDSIAELLTLEDECMIINPQTPYQHISIGTFYRHKGNFMMETGIPDQGKESYLQSLRIYRRINAYQEITECMKNIFEYFSKNLMSVDIEYVKRLNEVYNGAVRKKCN; translated from the coding sequence ATGATTGAAAGTTTAACTTCCCAAACAATCGGGGAACTGATAAGAGCTAAAAGAACAGAATTAGGCATCAGTTTATCAGAAGTATCCAGAGTGACTGGGGTTAGTAAGGGGGTTATTTCCAAAATAGAAAGTGGCGAGACCAAGCGTCCAGAGTTAAGGACTTTAAAACCAATGGCAGATTTTTTAGACATCCCTTACGAAGATATCATTGAACGCTATATTGAGATGGAACAACGCATTGGTATTTTGGACGTTCTTTTATCAGAATCAATCGAAATTTCTAATCTTTCCTTAATTACTAAAGTGGCGAAAAAACTCCTCGAATCTCCTCACGAGGATACATATACATTATTAGAACATTTATATAAACTTGCGAACACTAACACAAATAAAGAAATCAGGCTAACATTTTACAATATCATTATTTCGTACGCCAGAGTTCATGGAGTACCAATGTATATAGCTAAAGGGTTATATCAAAAATACCTCATCGAGAGAGAAGATTTGAAACGTTTGGAAGAATCGTTTAAAGTAGGAGAAGAATCTTTGCACTATATTGATTTTCTATCTGATGAAGAGAAAATCATTTTCTATTTTAGAATGACCTTACACGCTCATAACATTAAAAAATATTCAGAGTGCATTGAGCTATGTAAAATGGGTCTTACAGAAGATACTACAAAAACCGAATTAAAGGCTAGAGCTTACTTAGCAATGATTAACTCACTTTTATTTTTAGAAAGATATGATGAAGTAGAACATCATTTAGATATTTTTGAAGAGTACGAATATCGTTTTGTTTTGGACGCAACCAACATAACTCGTGCCATTGTAAAAGCTAAAAAGAAGGATTTCGTTTTGGCAATTCCAATGTTAAGAGAGTGCTTAAAGGTGGTTAGTAAGGACCTTAAAATACATGTGGCAAATGAATTACTTGATGTATTTTTTCAAACAATGGACATGGACTCAATTGCAGAATTGCTAACCTTAGAAGACGAATGTATGATTATTAATCCTCAAACACCTTACCAGCATATATCTATTGGAACGTTTTACCGACACAAAGGGAATTTTATGATGGAAACAGGTATCCCTGATCAGGGAAAGGAAAGCTATTTACAAAGCTTACGTATTTATAGAAGGATTAATGCTTATCAAGAAATAACAGAGTGTATGAAAAATATTTTTGAATATTTCTCAAAAAATTTAATGTCAGTAGATATTGAGTATGTAAAAAGATTAAATGAGGTGTATAATGGTGCTGTGAGAAAAAAATGTAATTAA
- a CDS encoding aldo/keto reductase, with the protein MVKHLADCTVLQNGVKMPWIGLGVWRVDDGAQVVHAVKTAIQHGYRSIDTAMIYKNEEGVGQAIAEAGVPREDLFITTKVWNSDQGYDTTLAAFDESLKKLGLDYLDLYLIHWPGTDKYVDTWKALEKLYKDGKVRAIGVCNFHKHHLEELIKTAEVKPMVNQIEMHPLLTQKDLLTYCKQQNIQVEAWSPLMQGNLDHPVLVKLAQKYEKTPAQIVLRWHLQNGVVIIPKSINENRIKENTALFGFELSDEDMGRINDLNQNKRFGPNPDEFF; encoded by the coding sequence GTGGTAAAACATCTCGCAGATTGTACAGTACTCCAAAATGGAGTGAAAATGCCTTGGATTGGTCTTGGTGTTTGGAGAGTAGATGATGGAGCTCAGGTTGTTCACGCAGTTAAAACAGCAATTCAGCACGGATACAGAAGTATTGATACTGCAATGATCTATAAGAATGAAGAAGGGGTTGGCCAAGCGATTGCTGAAGCTGGAGTTCCCCGTGAAGACTTGTTTATTACAACCAAGGTGTGGAATAGCGATCAGGGCTATGACACGACACTAGCTGCTTTTGATGAAAGCTTGAAAAAACTTGGTTTGGATTACCTTGACTTGTATTTGATCCATTGGCCGGGTACAGACAAATATGTGGATACGTGGAAGGCATTGGAGAAGCTATACAAAGATGGAAAAGTGCGTGCAATTGGTGTCTGCAATTTCCATAAGCATCATCTGGAAGAATTGATAAAAACGGCAGAAGTGAAGCCGATGGTTAACCAGATCGAAATGCATCCGCTGTTAACACAGAAAGACCTGCTTACATACTGCAAACAGCAAAACATCCAAGTAGAAGCTTGGAGCCCGCTGATGCAAGGAAATTTAGATCACCCTGTTTTGGTTAAATTGGCACAAAAGTATGAAAAAACACCTGCCCAAATCGTGCTTCGTTGGCACTTGCAAAATGGTGTTGTTATTATTCCAAAATCGATTAATGAGAATCGTATTAAGGAGAACACAGCACTGTTTGGCTTTGAACTGTCAGATGAAGACATGGGCAGAATCAATGATTTGAATCAAAACAAACGTTTTGGTCCAAACCCAGACGAATTCTTTTAA
- a CDS encoding NADP-dependent glyceraldehyde-3-phosphate dehydrogenase — protein sequence MTTATTSKNMQLPYYIDGEWRKSSSNETVKIYSPYKDGVVGEVQAITQAEVDEAIHLAKEAQKGWAELSIRERASYLYKWIDELLAMKDEIADIMMQEVGKTFADAQKEVERSADLIRYNIEEAIHMYNESMNGENFPGGSKQKIAIVERVPLGVILAISPFNYPVNLSSAKIAPALMMGNTVIFKPATQGALSGIKMIEALHKAGIPKNIVNVVTGRGSVIGDYLVENKGIDMITFTGGTETGYHIAGKAKMVPLVMELGGKDPAIVLPDADLKLATGQIISGAFSYSGQRCTAIKRVLVQTEVADQLTDMLAAEVAKLSIGSPVDKATVVPVIDTKSADYIQGLIDDAIAKGAKVLTGNKREGNLIHPTLLADVTLDMRVAWEEPFGPVLPIIRIKDAEEAIEIANKSEFGLQASVFTNDINKAFYLAKKLETGSVQINGRTERGPDHFPFIGVKGSGVGVQGVPKSLQSMTRDKVTVLNLQ from the coding sequence ATGACTACAGCTACAACATCTAAAAATATGCAACTGCCTTACTATATCGACGGCGAGTGGAGAAAGAGTTCCTCCAATGAAACCGTCAAAATTTATTCCCCATATAAAGACGGAGTCGTTGGCGAAGTACAAGCCATCACTCAAGCAGAAGTAGATGAAGCCATTCACTTAGCAAAAGAAGCACAAAAAGGCTGGGCAGAGTTGAGCATTCGCGAGCGTGCTTCCTATCTCTATAAATGGATTGACGAGCTATTGGCTATGAAGGACGAAATTGCCGACATTATGATGCAAGAAGTGGGTAAAACTTTCGCTGACGCTCAAAAAGAAGTGGAACGCTCTGCCGACCTCATTCGCTACAACATTGAGGAAGCCATCCATATGTATAACGAGAGCATGAATGGTGAGAACTTCCCTGGCGGCTCAAAACAGAAAATCGCAATTGTTGAACGTGTACCTCTTGGTGTCATTTTAGCTATTTCGCCATTCAACTATCCAGTCAACTTGTCTTCCGCTAAAATTGCACCAGCTTTGATGATGGGTAACACCGTGATCTTCAAACCAGCAACACAAGGTGCGTTGAGCGGTATCAAGATGATTGAGGCCTTGCACAAAGCAGGCATTCCGAAAAACATTGTAAATGTAGTAACCGGACGCGGTTCTGTCATTGGCGATTATTTGGTCGAGAATAAAGGTATTGACATGATTACCTTTACAGGTGGAACAGAGACTGGTTACCACATTGCTGGCAAAGCAAAAATGGTACCACTCGTAATGGAGCTTGGTGGTAAAGACCCAGCTATCGTACTCCCAGACGCTGATCTGAAATTGGCAACTGGTCAAATTATTTCAGGTGCCTTCTCCTATTCCGGTCAACGCTGCACAGCGATCAAGCGCGTGTTAGTTCAAACTGAAGTCGCTGACCAACTTACTGATATGCTAGCGGCGGAAGTGGCAAAGCTGTCCATTGGTTCACCTGTAGACAAGGCAACTGTCGTACCAGTGATCGACACCAAATCAGCTGATTACATTCAAGGGCTGATTGATGACGCCATTGCAAAAGGTGCCAAAGTCCTGACTGGCAACAAGCGCGAGGGCAATTTAATTCATCCAACCTTGTTAGCTGACGTAACGCTTGATATGCGTGTGGCGTGGGAAGAGCCATTTGGTCCTGTCTTGCCAATCATCCGTATTAAAGACGCAGAAGAAGCGATTGAGATTGCTAACAAATCCGAATTTGGACTTCAAGCGAGCGTCTTTACGAATGACATTAACAAAGCATTCTATCTGGCGAAAAAATTAGAAACAGGCTCTGTACAAATTAATGGACGCACAGAACGTGGTCCAGATCACTTCCCGTTCATCGGTGTAAAAGGTTCTGGTGTAGGCGTGCAAGGTGTTCCAAAAAGCTTGCAATCCATGACACGTGATAAAGTTACGGTCTTAAATTTGCAATAA
- a CDS encoding MarR family transcriptional regulator produces the protein MNNKKMLALDQQLCFSIYACSREICRLYRPHLEEMGLTYPQYLVLLILWDKHSCTVKQLGKLLYLDSGTLTPMLKRLEAMELVKRERSTTDERTVNVTITDKGKELQGRADGIKSALVESTAISMEEFGSLLVQMQAMLERIHELNQNKTYCCIEADKE, from the coding sequence ATGAATAACAAGAAAATGCTAGCGCTTGATCAACAGCTATGTTTTTCGATTTATGCCTGTTCCCGTGAAATTTGTCGTTTGTATCGCCCGCATTTAGAAGAGATGGGACTTACCTATCCACAATACCTGGTGCTCCTAATTTTATGGGATAAACACTCCTGTACTGTGAAGCAGCTGGGGAAGCTACTTTATTTGGATTCGGGTACATTGACGCCGATGCTTAAAAGATTGGAAGCCATGGAGTTAGTCAAAAGAGAACGCTCTACCACAGATGAGCGAACGGTTAATGTTACCATCACGGATAAAGGAAAGGAACTTCAAGGCAGAGCCGATGGAATTAAAAGTGCTTTAGTGGAAAGTACTGCGATCTCTATGGAAGAGTTTGGATCGTTACTAGTCCAAATGCAAGCGATGCTAGAGCGTATCCATGAATTAAATCAAAACAAAACGTACTGCTGTATTGAAGCTGACAAAGAATAA
- a CDS encoding methyl-accepting chemotaxis protein, giving the protein MLVSNCCCFLAFFFICCKNVPELTASSENVAKAASQTAQSQYKSHDLLQGLQQEIYSIYAMGTLMKNISDQTHLLGLNAAIEAARAEASGRGFEVVANVVRKLAEHSKISVDEINKVLNHICSVLEEVLLIMQSNRKKALLN; this is encoded by the coding sequence GTGTTAGTTAGTAACTGTTGCTGCTTTCTTGCGTTTTTTTTTATTTGTTGTAAAAATGTTCCGGAGCTTACTGCAAGCAGTGAGAATGTAGCGAAAGCAGCAAGTCAAACAGCGCAATCACAATATAAATCACATGACTTGCTTCAGGGGTTACAACAAGAGATTTACAGCATTTATGCAATGGGTACTTTGATGAAGAATATCTCAGATCAAACCCATTTGCTAGGGTTAAACGCTGCAATTGAGGCGGCGAGGGCCGAAGCGAGCGGTCGAGGTTTTGAAGTGGTGGCAAACGTGGTTCGTAAATTAGCGGAACATTCAAAAATATCTGTAGACGAAATCAACAAGGTTTTGAACCATATATGTAGTGTATTAGAAGAAGTACTACTCATTATGCAAAGCAACAGGAAGAAAGCTCTTCTCAACTAG
- a CDS encoding XRE family transcriptional regulator → MFRSELEWTREELRDTIRKHMKQKSLTQAETAQLISIERSGFTKAINGNHSFTLESLDKLTVVFELEEGAFYHLFFGECIEQRLKSVHLVFIKDKYEKFLRRCLEVGKYDIAFQLLEMLLEQDGKKLDVIYTIAESIFKLAALKYPGVPTYKEPEYQQALFLYNYYVNNEADYHSEQLAICYFRIFYIMRFDVKESYEKLVMLLSVINRLPLQEKIKAYDRVMMYFYIASDWDKVLHYADILEKLAKGQNIDIYNHCLMIKSFALKETEDYQEAMRLTDMYSKYKPFQNVGYGNRMMIEITSGDLQNLLIYVSWLSQQDQRESGLSIVIRKLLDADRALLARYIFEMFAKRLVPEENILISKYRFNLFQVASQMYFELALYKEGIDQVLQAINKALYLHKQHELGELLYMFETHRIHATQEQQHLYWKLLKGWKEGEFA, encoded by the coding sequence GTGTTTCGTTCCGAACTGGAATGGACGCGTGAGGAATTGCGCGATACGATCCGCAAGCATATGAAACAAAAAAGCTTGACGCAAGCGGAAACGGCCCAGCTGATTTCCATTGAAAGAAGCGGCTTTACCAAAGCAATTAATGGCAATCATTCGTTTACGCTGGAGAGCTTAGACAAATTGACTGTCGTGTTTGAATTGGAGGAAGGGGCCTTTTATCATCTGTTTTTTGGGGAATGCATTGAACAGCGGCTCAAAAGTGTCCATTTGGTTTTTATTAAGGACAAATATGAAAAGTTCTTACGTCGTTGCCTTGAGGTTGGTAAATACGACATAGCCTTTCAACTATTAGAAATGTTGTTGGAGCAGGACGGTAAAAAACTGGATGTTATTTATACGATTGCTGAATCTATTTTTAAGCTAGCCGCGCTAAAATACCCTGGAGTCCCCACCTACAAAGAACCAGAATATCAGCAAGCTCTTTTTCTCTATAACTACTATGTAAATAATGAAGCTGACTATCATTCTGAGCAACTAGCCATATGCTATTTTCGAATCTTTTATATCATGCGATTCGATGTAAAAGAATCTTATGAAAAATTAGTTATGCTGTTATCCGTCATTAATCGATTGCCTTTACAAGAAAAAATAAAGGCGTATGATCGGGTAATGATGTATTTTTATATTGCAAGCGATTGGGACAAGGTCTTGCATTACGCCGATATCCTAGAGAAGCTAGCGAAGGGGCAGAACATCGACATTTATAATCACTGTCTGATGATTAAGAGTTTTGCTTTAAAGGAAACAGAGGACTATCAGGAGGCTATGCGTCTAACAGATATGTACTCTAAATATAAACCCTTTCAAAATGTGGGATACGGAAACCGCATGATGATTGAGATTACTTCGGGTGATTTGCAAAATCTCCTTATTTATGTGAGTTGGTTATCTCAGCAGGATCAGCGGGAATCAGGTCTGTCGATTGTGATAAGGAAGTTGCTAGATGCTGATAGAGCCTTGTTAGCACGCTATATTTTTGAAATGTTTGCTAAGCGCTTGGTTCCAGAAGAAAATATATTAATCAGCAAATACCGATTTAATCTTTTTCAGGTTGCCTCTCAGATGTATTTTGAATTAGCGTTGTATAAAGAGGGTATTGATCAAGTGTTACAAGCTATAAATAAAGCACTCTATCTCCACAAGCAACATGAATTAGGAGAATTGCTATACATGTTTGAAACGCATAGAATTCATGCAACTCAAGAACAACAACATCTCTATTGGAAATTGTTAAAAGGGTGGAAGGAGGGTGAATTCGCATGA